GTCCTCGCGGGTGGTGACCCCCAGCTTCCTTAGCAACCGAGGGGGCGTGGCAGCAACCGGCGACGCCAACCGCGGCCCCGCGCGCGCGATGCCGGTGCAGGTCGGCGACTACAGCTGGCAGCAGACGGAAGCGGCCGTGTTCCTCTCGCTGCCGCTCCGGGGCGTGAGCGCCAGGGACGCCGACGTGTTCTGCACGGAGAACTACCTCAAGGTGGGAGCCCGGCCCcggccggcgccccccccccccccgccaccacccTGGCCTCCGCCCGCCCCGGCCGTGCGCGGAGCCAGCCCTCGGCTAATGCTTCCCGTCCGCATCATCACCACGGGGGCGTTCttgctgttattttctttttttttttttttttttgcagcatgaggttcgaactcagggcctctctctgGCTAGGGAGGCCTCGAagtcttgagccacaccccccccccgggggtcTCTAGTTCCCCTTTTAAGGAAAAACGGAATCCCAAGCCAGTGCAACCCTCCTGCAGACAGATGTCGTCCTGTCAGGGGTGACTTTTTGTGCAAGGCTTTCTCCTGGACCCTGCTACTTTGCGGTACCTGGTATAAACTTATAGGGCCtttaagaaaaattaagtttttgtcatttactgtgtgtgtgtgtgtgtgtgtgtgtgtgtgtgtgtgtgtgtgttttgtttcctCTGGGTGCacgcaccagggcttgaactcagacttgcAAAGACATTTTCCACTTGgtatggctttgaacctagattctcCAGACCTcggcctgctaagtagctaggattataagcctgagccactTGGTGCCCAGTTTATCCTGTATTTAATGGCAGTGACATTATGTAACCAACATAATTTctgcttccccccgcccccttttggTACAGGTCAATTTTCCTCCGTTTTTATTTGAAGTATTTCTATACGCTCCCATAGACGATGCCAGCAGCAAAGCGAAGATTGGGAATGACACTGTTATCTTCACCCTGTATAAAAAAGAAGCAGCCATGTGGGAGGCGCTTTCCATGCCAAGGGGTAAGTTCTTCATTGCAGGATGTTCATCTGCGCAGgtgcagtggtgcatgcctgtgatactagtactcaggaggcctaAGTGATGAGTGCTCAGCATAGGcagggccctgggtttaatcccagtcaccaggagctgggaatgtggcctagtggtaaagtgctcatcttgtatacatgaagccctgggttcaattcctcagcaccacgtatatagaaaaaggccagaagtggtgctgtggctcaagaggtagagtgctagccttgagcaaaaagaagccaggggcagtgctcaggccctgagttcaagccccaggacggaccaaaaaacaaaacaaacaaacaaaataaaaaacgtGTAATCCCAATCAGCAACCAAAACAAACTACTTGAAACCCTGAATACTCCTGAAACCCTGTCCCCCAAaaagagtaaattttttttttttttggccagtcctgggccttggactcagggcctgagcactgtccctggcttcttcccactcaaggctagcactctgccacttgagccacagtgccgcttctggccgttttctttatatgtggtgctggggaattgaacctagggcctcatgtatccgaggcaggcactcttgccactaggctatatccccagcccctaaattttttttttacttcttattagtttagataaaaataaaatatcctgagcagggtgctggtggctcatgcctgtaatttttttgtttgtttttaaatgaatttttggCACtgtgtcctgggcactgtccctgagctcaaggatggtgctctgccacagcgccccttcgggttttctgggggtttattggagatcagagtctcacaggctttcctgaccatgctggctttgaactgtgatcctcagatctcaatttcccgagtagctaggattacaggcttaaggcACTAGAGccctgcatgcctgtaatcttaactactcaggaggcggagatctggagGATAGCGGTTTAATTCCTGCAAGGGcagattccattttttaaaaataccccccaaaaagcaaaaagtagggctggagtggcagagtggtagagtgccagccaagcaaatgGGAGctgtaagttcaaaccccagtataagaaaaacaaaaacaaaaagccctcaCCTCATTCTGCATCAGTATATTAACTTACCTTTCTCTAAGTCAACAACATAGTCACCTGGAAATGTTCCTTATGTTTTAGTCGACAAAGAGACAAagcaaaaaatcagagaaaaatctATTTTGCAAGCTCAACAGACAGCGCAGGAAGCTGCAGAAGCAAAAGCTACAGCAAGGCGGGAAGATCAAAAGTATACACTAACTGTCATGATGAAGGTAAGCTAGACTGAGAGAACATGATAAACAGGGAGGGTAAAGGCAGTTCCCTTCACTGTTCTTTCTCAGCACTTGATTATAGGATTTACAATGTTACATAAAGTATCTACTGCTAGGCACAGTGCTCCACAGTagtccagctacttaggaggctgaggtagagcCTCAGGACTTAGGAGTTCAGGACTTAGGTgccaggctgggctacatagtaaaaccCTGCCTCAAATATtaagtaagccaggcaccagtggttcatatctatattcccagctactggggaggctgataTCTGCGAATCACTGTTCAATGCCagcttagacaggaaagtctgtgagactcttaactccaatcaaccaccagaaagctgaaagtagagctgtggctcaaatggtagagcaccaaccttgagaaacaaaggtaaggccctgagttcaagctccaagaccagcacacacaaaaaaggggcTCCATGGAacactaaattaattaattttcaagaaaaaatcATGCATCTATGACTCATCTCTGtaataaagctttttaaaaataatgtcatgATTCCAAAGATTTCTTCTTCACTTCTACtagattatgttttcttttttttttgagactcttCTACATATCCTAGGTCTCAAACTCAACCTCTTTAATATACTTGTTGATTTCAGCCTTTTCTTCTGTTATCGTACCTATTagccttttccttttattattttcctgagttttatttacttattagagTCTTGCCTTCAGTGCACCTTGTAGATCTGAGTTGGGGTCCATTTCTTAGAGTACCTTACAGGGTAGGTCTAGcccccatttctttttgttttgttttgtttttgtttttgttttgccagtcctggggcttgaattcaaggcctgagcactgtcccttgcttctttttttgctcaaggctagcactctaccacttgagccacagcgccacttccagctttttctatatatgtggtgctgaggaattgaacccagggcttcatgtatatgtggcaagcactcttgccacaaggccatagtcccagccctagtCCCCATTTCTTGAGTTTTCATTGGCTATGGAATGTGTCCAGCTTGCCTTCACATGGGAAGAGGAGTCTCACCCACTATAGACTGTGGTTTgtgtttttggtggtgctggtgggggcagggggttgaactcagggcctagatgctcaGTCtgatagacttttcctgcctgggctgccttggaaccgtgatccttagatctcaaccttctgagtagcttccTTACAGGCTTGGACCACCAGCTCTTGGCTACCTTACTTatggtaatttctttctttctctctttttttcttttcttttcttcttcttcttcttttttttttgccagtcctggggcttgggactcagggcctaaactctgtccctggcttctttttctcaaggcaaacactctaccactcgagccacactgtcactatggctttttctgtttatgtggtgctgaagaattgaacccggggcttcgtgcatgctaggcaagcactctgcctaccactgagccacattcccagtccccccatgttaattcttttttttttttttttgccagtcccgggccttgaactcagggcctgagcactgcccctggcttcttttttgctcaaggctctgccacttgagccacagcgccacttctgtccattttctatatatgtggtgctgaggaattaaacccagggcttcatatatacaaggcaagcactcttgccactaggccatatttccaaccccCTATGTTAATTCTTAATCATGAACTCACGATTACTGTTCTGGAGGGTAtggtaaatatttaaatgtaagaATATTTAATTATAATGAATTTCTTATTGTATAATTATAATCTAAATTATTCAAAGGGCTTGGTTATTGccatttttacagattgaagaagatgaaaggaaaaaaatagaagatatgAAGGAAAATGAACGGAGAAAAGCCACtaaagaactggaagtgtggaAAGAATgtcaaaagaaagatgaaaaacaaaaaccaattccaagagaagagaaattatgtcaacaaagaaagcaaaccaaagaagaaagaaaaaaattaaaacatgaaacaGTTACAAGAAATTCTACATTCAGGCATCATGCTACAAAaggtaatatatataatatatatggatgctatatataatatatattataatactacccacatataacacacacacgtgtgtgtgtacgtgtatgtgtgtgtgtgtgtgtgtgtgtgtgtgtgtgtgtatggttgtcCAGGTTCTCAAGCTTACCAACTGCAGGTCTAGAATGTTCTTGCTCTCCATAGTCACTTGAGCCAATTCCTTATAGTAAATCTCTATCTTTCCCCTCTCTTAACCCCTGCTTTTGTCTTCCTcattgtctctgtttctttctcctcccaccctccttccctctttcccttattCTTTTCCCCGccatctctccctttcccttatgTAGATAAGTAAATGGGTAGGTGGTTgttggacagacggatggatggatggatggacagacagacagacagacagatagatagatagatagatagatagatagatatctaccTGATTCTATTTCTCTGGAGAACCCAGACAAATCTAATTGCATTAATAGGTTCTAAGGGAAAGGACTTAGAATACTGTTTTTAAGTGAGTTTTTATTCAAcccagtatatattttttttcttttgccagtcctggggcttgaactcagggcctggacactgtccttgagctttttttgctcaaggctagcactctaccacttgagccacagcaccacttccagcttttctgtgtatgtggtacaaaggattggaacccagggctttgtgcatactaggcaagcactctaccacaaagccaaaCTCTTGGCCCTCAACCAACTATAattctataaaaatatataataatctgggtgtcagtggctcactcttataattctagccactcaggtggttgagatttaaggatcacagttcaaaaccagcctggggggctgggaatgtggcctagtgacaagagtgcttgcctcctatacatgaagccctgggttcgattcctcagcaccacatatatagaaaaggccagaagtggcagagtgctacccttgagcaaaaagaagccaaggacagtgctcaggctccgagtccacgccccaggactggccaaaaaaaaaaaaaaaaaaaaaaagaagaagaagaagaagaagaagaaagccagcctgggaaggaaagtctatgagattcttatctccaattaatcactaaaaggctggaagtggagctgtggctcaactggcagagccctagtcttgatcaaaacaattcagggacagcactcaggccctgagttcaaaccccaggaatggggTGGGAGAGTAGGGAAAGAACCTCAGAAGGGTAGTGGAGGTCACTGAGTTAGTAACAGATTAGCCACCATATTATCAGCCATATTGTCAGTATTTCTTTTTGCAAACGATGTCTTTGGCTTACTTGTTTAAGAATTTAGAATTAGCTTTGCTGTGTAATTATCTAAAAAGTTACAGTTTTATCAGGAAGATGAGCAGCGGCTTACTTGCTACCCTTCCTTTTGAAGGGAGAAATGCAGAGGATATATTTGTTGAAGCATTGCAGGAAACCAGCATTCCCGCCCCTCGCTCTGTTGGCAGCATTAAAGTCAGCTTCACCCCGCGAGTGTTCCCCACCGCTCTTCGGGAGTCACAAGTAGCAGAAGAAGAGGAGGTGGGTATATTTGTTTTACCTACTGCTACCAGCAATGAAAATGCTTGACTCTTCCGTCAGCCACTGAAATTAGTACTGGCTCTGGatttcttaggttttttttttttttttaaaagatactacTTCATGAATATGTTTTAGTGTTTTCTTAtgagaaaaaagttattttacaGAGCTTTTGGCTCCAGAATATTCAGGAGAGAAAACTAACTTAACAGATAGTATTGttgccaggctcatgcctgtaatcttaactattcaagaggctgagatctgaggatccaagttcaaagccagcctgggccaaacaaaagccaagcaactccagttaatcagcaaaaagctggaaatggaggcatggatcaagtgatagagcaccaagcatgaatgaaaaagccaagcaggagcgtGAGGccctcctttgtctctctccctaccttctttttttttttttttgccaatcgggggcttggattcaaggcctgagcactgtccctggcttctttttgctcaaggctagcactctgccacttgagccacagcgccacttctggcggttttctatatatgtggtgctgaggaattgaaccccaggcttcatgtatacgaatacaaggcaagcactcttgccactaggccatattcccagcccttctcccctACCTTCTTCCTTGCCCATCCTCTGGCCACTTGATGCCTTCTCCCATATTAGACCACAGCCAAAAGGCTCTCACCAGAGTCTGGCCAGATGGGGCCATCCCGTCTTAGATTACCAGCAGCAAAGccaacctcttttcttttcttttttttttttggccagtcctaggccgtgaactcagggcctgagcactgtccctggcttcttttttgctcaaggctagcactctgccacttgagccacagcgccacttctggccattttctgtatatgtggtgctgaggaatcaaacccagggcctcatgtatacgaggcaagcactcttgccactaggccatattcccagcccaacctcttttctttttaaagtagccAGCCATGGGTATTTCACTGTAGCAATACAACAGTATCCTTCCCAAGACTTTCCCTCATTTCAGTGGCTGCACAAACAAGCTGAGGCAAGAAGAGCAATGAACACGGATATTCCTGAATTTTGTGatttgaaagaagaagaaaagaatccaGACTggttgaaggaaaaaggaaagtgagTTGCTTGAGCTCTGGACACAAGGTCGCTAATGTACATGGACACTGGTGCTTACCACCTTCTCCCGGCTTTTCCACCCTTGTGTTTGCACGCGCGTCTGTTTGGGGGAAGATATACAAACAAGCAAACTCAACTCATAGTACAGTGACTAAGTAtagttcttattttttgttttaaattgttctaaaaatgtaaaaatattgagTAGAgcaatgggggagaatgaaggaattcgtgacattgatcaagaagcattgtgctCATAGCCTGACTTAGGGaattataacctctttgtacaattacttaatatacatacatatatatatatatatatatatttgccagtattggggtttgaactcagggcctggctgccatccattagctttttagctcaaggctaacattctaccacttgccacagctgcatatgtgtgtgtgtgtgtgtgttggggtgggggtgggggcttgagctcagggcctctgtgctgtccctgagcttttttgctcaaggctggcactcttatcacttgagccacaataccacttaaCAGCCTTTTCTgtgcagtttattggagataagagtctcagactttcctgcctgggctggctttgaactgtgatcctctgatttcagcctcctgagtagctaggattacaggcgtgagctgccagcccccagctaaaatttaaaaaagaaagaaacatggggATAGAGGCGTGGCTAAGATAGGAAGCTGTCTGCATGAGCATAAAGCTCATGAGatagtgagttcaagtcctggtctcccacacaaaaaaggaagaggggctggaaatatggcctagtggtagagtgctttcctcgcatGTAAGAGGCCCTATGTTccattcctccgtaccacatacacagaaaaagccagaagtggtgctatggctcaagtggtagagccctagccttgagcaaaaagaagccagggacagtgcccctgagttcaagccccaggactggccaaaaagaacaaaaaagcatcttggctttctttctgtggctcatgcctataactctagctcATCAGAAGGATGAGgatctggggatcatagttcaaagctagccctgccAGGAAAATCTGAAAGTCTGTCTCCAAAATAGTAACCAAAacacagagctggaggtgtggctcaagtggtagagtgccacacaaacaagctgaacaagtgtgaggccctaagttgtACTTCTATATTGGCGTTGGTGtgatgtacacacacgcacacacacagagtctagaTGCTATAATTTAGGTATATGCATGGTATAATGGTATTTAACAGCTTTTGGTGACTCAGACTCTGTAAATAACTTTAATAGCTACCCTTCCCGAAATCATAGAAGGGAGAAGGGCCATTGCTCTGTCATTTTGCCATTACTTTGTGCGTGATTTCTTTTACAAGTTTTAGTGACTGCATCTTGACTGAAAAATCCCTTCTTtccagctcacatctataatcctagctacatgggggTATGAGATCTAAATGATCTCAAACActggcccagacagaaaagtcctggagactccatttccaaaataaccagcaaaaagctgggctggatgcatgggtcaagtggaagagcaccagccactGGAGCCAGTCAAATGGGCACAAAGTCCTAAGTGGTActggcaataggaaaaaaaatactttctttccCCACACTGGATCTTCTTGCATCTCATCTGCATACCTCAGACAAATTCTAACATGAGATAGTGGTATTAAGGCGATCAAACCCTATAATCTAACTCCTAACATCCCTCCTATAACTGTTGTTTCATAAATTCACCTTCTACCCTAATTCTAGTGCCCAAGCCCCACTCATTCTCTCTGCCTAAGTGCCAGGTTTAGAGCCTGCCAGACAACCTGATCATTTTAGGACAGAAGCATTGGTTTTGGTTTTCCTCTGACTACCCAAGTTAATTCTGTTGGCAAATTCTTATTTAGAACAGAGGCATCTTCACTCTGACTACTGTAGTACTCATATATGCTAGGCTGATTTTCTGTATGCTTGCTGCTTTGAGAGTTTCCTGCAACTGGATTCCATCTGTGTATCAGATGTCCTTTTTATTTCACCtggcttttacttttcttttctttatgccagtcctggagcttgaactcagggcctgggagctgtacctgagcatctttgtgctcaagactagtgctctaccactttgaaccacagtggttttctgagtagtttattggagataagtgtctcacgaactctcctacctgggctagcttcgaactgagatcctcagatctcagcctcctgagtaactagaatttacaggtatgagccaccagtgcctgggctcACCTGGGACTTTTTTAaaattggagatagggtctccctatgtagtctggcctggccttgaatttgtgatcTCCCTGCCTCTGCTGCCTAAatgctggaatcacaggcatgcactaccacactgatactgactctttttttttttttttttttttttgggcagtccggggcttgaactcagggcctgagcattatccctggcttctttttgctcaaggctagcagtctaccacttgagccacagcgccacttccagctttttctgtatatgtggtgctgaggaatcgaacccagggcttcatacatgctaggcaagcactctaccaccaggccatattcccagtccctgatatTGGCTTTTTACTCCAAGGGGTTTATTGGTTCAAGTATCCCACACTTTAAATCTATTTGCATTTCAGGTAAGGCTTAGTTTTGCAGGTTAACTTGCGTTTCCAACTGTACaagtgcttggcttttttttatgtgccttttttattcctttcatatTTAATTCATGTTTTAATTCTAGCTTCTCCCATGGTGTTGAAAGTGAACCACAATTTAGGCTTTGTACTCTCTTCACTTGCATCTGGCAGGGGAAGGAGTTTTTCCAACTTTCCATCCTCCACTTGTAAAACCAAAGAGACAAGCTTCATTGTTTCTCTTTGC
This genomic stretch from Perognathus longimembris pacificus isolate PPM17 chromosome 23, ASM2315922v1, whole genome shotgun sequence harbors:
- the Dnaaf4 gene encoding dynein axonemal assembly factor 4 isoform X2, which codes for MPVQVGDYSWQQTEAAVFLSLPLRGVSARDADVFCTENYLKVNFPPFLFEVFLYAPIDDASSKAKIGNDTVIFTLYKKEAAMWEALSMPRVDKETKQKIREKSILQAQQTAQEAAEAKATARREDQKYTLTVMMKIEEDERKKIEDMKENERRKATKELEVWKECQKKDEKQKPIPREEKLCQQRKQTKEERKKLKHETVTRNSTFRHHATKGRNAEDIFVEALQETSIPAPRSVGSIKVSFTPRVFPTALRESQVAEEEEWLHKQAEARRAMNTDIPEFCDLKEEEKNPDWLKEKGNKLFATENYLAAINAYNLAIRLNNKIPLLYLNRAACHLKLKNLHKAIEDSSKDCRIMRLHLRLIQPMKLYNVMQKGFGI
- the Dnaaf4 gene encoding dynein axonemal assembly factor 4 isoform X1 is translated as MPVQVGDYSWQQTEAAVFLSLPLRGVSARDADVFCTENYLKVNFPPFLFEVFLYAPIDDASSKAKIGNDTVIFTLYKKEAAMWEALSMPRVDKETKQKIREKSILQAQQTAQEAAEAKATARREDQKYTLTVMMKIEEDERKKIEDMKENERRKATKELEVWKECQKKDEKQKPIPREEKLCQQRKQTKEERKKLKHETVTRNSTFRHHATKGRNAEDIFVEALQETSIPAPRSVGSIKVSFTPRVFPTALRESQVAEEEEWLHKQAEARRAMNTDIPEFCDLKEEEKNPDWLKEKGNKLFATENYLAAINAYNLAIRLNNKIPLLYLNRAACHLKLKNLHKAIEDSSKALELLTPPVTDNANARMKAHVRRGTAFCRLELYVEGLQDYEAALKIDPANEIVQRDAERIRNIIQGTEANSYD